The region GGCTCGTCGACCTGATCACCAGTCCTGGGGAGCGGCCCCCGCACGGGGTGACGCAGCGGGCTGGTCGGGAGCACACTGGCGCGATGACCGAGACCCTGGGGAGCCGCCTGGCGCACGCCATCGCCGCGAAGGACGGGGCCGCGATGCGTGCCCTGCTGGCCGACGACGTGGACTTCAAGGGGCTCACGCCCGGGCGCACCTGGGAGGGCAGCACCCCGGACGACGTGGTGGAGACCGTCCTCGGGTCGTGGTTCGAGGACTCCGACACGATCGAGCAGGTCGTCGACGTCCAGGACGGCCTCGACGTCGCCGACACCGCGCACGTGAGCTACCGCTTCGACCTCGCCTGCCCCGACGGGGCCTACGTCGCCGAGCAGCAGGCCTACTACCGCGGCACCGACCGGATCGAGCACCTGCGGGTGATGTGCTCGGGCTTCAGGCCCCGCTGAGCCGACCGGCGAGCTCGCGTCCCAGCAGCACGCCCGAGAGCCAGGCCGTCTCCACCTTGGGGGTCGCGCCCCAGCCGTCGCCGCACACCCCGACGAGCCGGTCGTCCCCGGCGAGGGCGTGGGGAAGGTCGCGCTCCCCCGTGGGACGGGCGTAGGTCCAGCGGTGCACGTGGGTCGCGGCCGGGTCGGCCAGGCCGAGGTGCTCGCGCAACGACGCCACCAGCGCCGGACCCGCGGCGTCCGGATCGGCCAGGTGCGCCTGTGCGTGCGCGGCGGTCGAGTGGGCCACCAGCACCGGCGCGTCGTCGCCACGCCGCCGGCCGTCGTCGGCGATCCAGTCGATGACCTCGTCGCCGTGCACGAAGGCGCCGTCGAAGCGGCCGGTCGGGCTCACCGGGTCCCACGTGCGCTCCTCCCACCGGGCGGCCAGGGCGATCACCGGCTCCCAGGCACGGTCGAGCAGGTCGGCGATCGGGTGCGCCCCCACGAGGCGTCGCGCCTGGGGGTCGGGCATGGCGAGCACGACGGTCGGCTCGTCGAGGTCCGCGATCGACTCGACGACGTGGCGCTCGGGTCCGAGGTCCGC is a window of Nocardioides oleivorans DNA encoding:
- a CDS encoding NAD(P)/FAD-dependent oxidoreductase, which produces MADVVVVGAGIAGVACARELRAAGIDVRLVDRGHAAGGRMATRGLWERRVDLGASYFTVTEPGFAAVVEDWSERGLAREWTDTFCLLDGDDVSVKPGPVRWGAAQGIRSLVEDLAADLGPERHVVESIADLDEPTVVLAMPDPQARRLVGAHPIADLLDRAWEPVIALAARWEERTWDPVSPTGRFDGAFVHGDEVIDWIADDGRRRGDDAPVLVAHSTAAHAQAHLADPDAAGPALVASLREHLGLADPAATHVHRWTYARPTGERDLPHALAGDDRLVGVCGDGWGATPKVETAWLSGVLLGRELAGRLSGA